A window of the Helianthus annuus cultivar XRQ/B chromosome 4, HanXRQr2.0-SUNRISE, whole genome shotgun sequence genome harbors these coding sequences:
- the LOC118491623 gene encoding uncharacterized protein LOC118491623: protein MTEEEILNESKMTYGSHNNKSFVHNRHVEPQKSSPLNFVPKGTIDPNVSLSYADDSSEVKCGDVLGNEPDANSDFSKNSINETASESVFGPNFFTSLFGSFSIDNNSDVSCSTATEAEQTNESESEDQQCSDYSSETVSVNVPDNVSCRTTETRSQTDQEISFKNKAASEPFLDTNGSCADNSSNDSAKVSGISSDKPELSDPTKAFEEKTDVNKAPNAQAEQSEPSVRGEKVQIKKQEPKHVGKGRGNKKPKHQRRSGSPQSSTGSNSSQKARDVKNSFVKPVSNGKCDKYAFDCANKAFGKTGEISEQDLQSKQSKKNQKQSPPQKAPANDKYRHPNSSSSARNVQQNQAQKGPVRPSGSSRANPADQNAFYVKRQTCFNCSIAELDFIQEQGLVKTEMLLAAEEAKSITTTRCT, encoded by the coding sequence atgactgaggaggagatacTGAACGAAAGTAAAATGACTTATGGTTCACATAACAACAAATCGTTTGTTCATAACAGACATGTTGAGCCACAAAAGTCTTCACCATTGAATTTTGTTCCTAAAGGCACAATTGATCCTAACGTTTCATTGTCATATGCAGATGATAGCTCTGAAGTAAAGTGTGGTGATGTTCTTGGGAATGAACCAGATGCAAATTCAGATTTTTCTAAAAACTCAATAAATGAAACAGCTTCTGAATCTGTTTTTGGACCAAACTTTTTTACGTCGTTATTTGGTTCTTTTTCAATTGATAATAATTCTGATGTTTCCTGTTCAACAGCAACTGAAGCTGAACAAACAAATGAAAGTGAGAGTGAAGATCAACAATGTTCTGATTATTCTTCTGAAACTGTTTCTGTAAATGTCCCTGATAATGTGTCATGTCGGACCACTGAAACACGCTCTCAAACGGATCAGGAGATTTCTTTCAAAAACAAAGCTGCCAGTGAACCATTCTTGGACACAAATGGTTCATGTGCTGATAACTCGTCAAATGATTCTGCTAAAGTGTCTGGTATTTCTTCCGACAAACCAGAACTCTCGGATCCTACCAAAGCTTTTGAAGAGAAGACTGATGTGAATAAGGCTCCAAATGCGCAAGCTGAACAATCTGAACCTTCGGTTCGTGGTGAAAAGGTTCAAATCAAGAAACAAGAGCCAAAACATGTAGGTAAAGGACGTGGAAATAAGAAGCCTAAACATCAAAGACGATCAGGCTCTCCACAGTCCTCAACGGGCAGCAATAGTTCTCAAAAGGCCCGTGATGTGAAAAATTCCTTTGTTAAGCCAGTCAGTAATGGCAAATGTGATaaatatgcatttgactgtgctaACAAAGCTTTCGGAAAGACTGGTGAGATTTCTGAACAAGACTTGCAGTCTAAGCAAAGCAAGAAGAATCAAAAGCAATCTCCACCACAGAAGGCCCCTGCAAACGACAAGTATAGGCATCCAAATTCATCGTCGTCTGCAAGAAATGTGCAACAAAATCAAGCACAGAAAGGACCGGTTCGTCCTTCAGGGTCTTCAAGAGCAAATCCAGCTGATCAGAATGCATTCTACGTAaagagacaaacatgcttcaattgcagcattgctg